The Neorhodopirellula lusitana genome segment GTTCCCACATCGTTTGTCGGACGCGGTAGTCCTGGCACGTCAGGTCACTGTGTGCGTGCTTGTATCCGAAGTACCATTCCACCCCAGCACCTCCGGCCATGATGTTTCCCCATAACGCGTTCTGACGAGCGTTGTCGCGTGTGGGGTCTTCGTCGTCAGGGACCAGTGAGTGCGAGGCGTCGCCCGGTTCGTCGCAGGCAACCACCCAAGGCTTACCCGCTTCGACCGAACGGCGAATGTACTCAAGCGTCCGACCATGCACGCGGCTGAAATCAGTTCGGTTGGTTTGAAGAGAAAAGCCTGTTAGCGCCGACGCGTCACCGAGAAGGTCGAAGTGACTATTGCCATTATGGATCACGATGTGGTGCTGATAAGGATCGTGCGTCCAAAAGTAGTTCGCCCAGTCCTTCTTGTCTTGAGTTTCCACCTTGTGACCGAGGCCGACTTCTTCGCCTAAGTTCCAGTTCAGAGCGAGGTGATGAGCGAACCGTGCGATCAGTTCGCGATAGTACAACTTCCGTTCCGGACCGACATGTCCTTTATCGAGCAACAGAACATTTTCGGCTTCCTGCGTTTTGAAGTGCAGGTACATCCCCATTTTCGTGCCGTGATCGAAGATGGTTTCCCATTGGTCCATGCGTGAACAGTCAATGCGTTCACGTTCGTCGTAATCGGTGTAGGGAAAAGCGTTGCGGTCATCGCCTTCGATGTTCATGGTCAAGAACGAGAACGAGTTGAGCCCTTGCGAAGCCAGGTAGTTGATCGCGCCGATCAGCCCCTTGCCTTTCCCGTCCTGCCAAGTGGGGTCGCCTGTCTTCCAGTCTTGGATGTGGGGAGCCCAGTCCTTTAGCAGGTTATCCTTATTACCATCCGTTTTGAAATCGCCATCGAAGTCTTTGTACGCGAGTAGGTTTTCCGGAGCATCGACGCCGGCTTTCAGGAAAAACTCACCGCTTCCGGCGAACTGCAAATGGTGCTTTCCGACGTAGTTCAGCCGTCCTTGCCCACGGAAATCGCGACCCGTTTTGTCGGTTTTGGAAATTTGGAACGAACCCTTCAAGCCGTCCACTTGATCGACGGGCGTCCCTTCGTCAGCCACGTCTGAGATTGCGACACTTTTGCCTTTCCGGAACGAGACTGAGTAGGTCCACTCGCCTTCGTGGTCGGGAGCCAAGTGCGCACGCCATTTGTTTCCCGAGGTTGCCGAAGAGTTGGCGGCGTCACCATCGGCTGCAAAGTAGCCGGGGACGTTGTAAGTTAGGCCAGTCGCGGGATGTTCAAAAGTGACCTGCATTCGATAGTCGAGGAACGGATTGGGCGTGCCTACTTCGGAGGCCTGCGGGCCATCGACGGTGAGTGTGACTTTGTGCCACGTCTTCAATTCGCCGGAAATGGATACATTCGCTGACGCCCTTTGCGGTGCTGCGACGACTGGCACCGCAAGAGCCAGAAAGGTTAATGCCAAGCACGCCGCCTGCCTGTGATCACTTAAACTGATATTTCGAGTCACCATTCATTCCTCAAGATGTTTGAAAACACTTCCGCGGAAACGAGTTTTGCCGCCTGAGATTGATTGACTGAAAACATCGAACCGTGCACAAGAAAAATAGATCTCGTCCAAAACTGAGATTTTGATGTGCACGGTTTGCGACCCTGACACCAATATGGTTCAGACAACCTGCAATACGGCGGAACGAATGAACGACGACTCCATGACTGCTTTTCTGACCAATTCCGAGAATCGATCTCGGATTATGGCCATGATCGTGGCGATGGTTCGCGACTTCGAACTCGCGGATGATCTGTTCCAAGAAACCGTGATTGAGATTCTTAAAAACAAACATCGTTATGACGCAACTCGCAGCTTCGTTCCCTGGGCGTGTGGGATTGCCAGAAATGTCGTCCTGCAACATTGGCGACGGCAAACCAACGCACCGACCAGTGGCCTTACGAACATCATCGCCGATCTTGCGATGATTTCAGCAGAGGGCGACGACGAGGTTTGGCGACGGGAACGGACGGCGCTACGGGGTTGCGTCCAACGCTTGCCGGATCGAATGCAAAACCTGCTACTGCTAAGGTACGGACATAACGTGAAAGGAATGGCCCTGGCCAAGTCCGCGAACATCCGCCAGGGCTCAATCCGGACGACACTCACCCGTCTGCGTGCTCAGTTGAGGCAGTGCATTCAAGAGAAGGTTAGCGGAAGCGATCTGAGGGCGAACGCGTGATGAACGAAAACCGCTTCAGTGAACTGCTGGCTGCCTACCTTGATGACGCGATCTCTGGCGAAGAGACCACTGAACTGCACGAGGCAGTCAAGGGATCGGAATTGTTCCGGCGTCAGTTTCAACAAGAAACTCGACTGAACGTTCTGATGCGAGAAACCCTCGCCGAACAAGTGGAATTGCGGGCACTCTCACACAACGTCACTCCACCCGGCCAATACCGATTGCATCGTCGATTGATCCTTGCCGCTTCGGCAGCGGTGTTGCTCGTCTCGATCACGGCTGGCTATATCGTTTTCAAAAGCAGCTCGGACGGCATGCCTGGGATGGGCGTTTGCATGAATGTGTCCGGCAGCAGCGGGTTGACCGTCATTCGCGACACCCAACAGTATCAAGCCGAACCCGAGTTCGGCTTTCGGGTGGGCGACCGAATCGTCTGCGACGCACAAACGCAGGCGATGTTGCGTTTGATCGATGGCTCCATTGTTTCGATGGAACCCGGCGCTGAGTTGGTGTTGAATTCCGATCGGCCCGCGATCACGCTACAACATGGAATCGCGTTCTTCGAGATTGCTCCGCGACGTCCCGGCATGCTCGCTTTTGAGGTTTTGACCGGCAACTCAACGGTGGCAGTCATGGGGACCGTCTTTTCCGTCTCGGCCAGTACCCACACCGAGTTGAAGGTGTACGAGGGAAGCGTGAAGTTCACACGTAAGAGCGATCAAGCCTTCGTTGAGGTGGGGTCGCATCAAATGGCAACAACCGAAAAATTTGCGGTAGAGGAACTCACACAACCTTCACTGGAAGTCACTTCGCTCATCCCCACCGACGACTTAGCTCTCAATCGGGGCCAGCCAGTCACGAAGGACAAGTGGCTTAAGGTGGAGGGGAAGCAACGCGATTCCTACTTGCGATTTGTGATTCCGCAGGCGACCAAAGTGCATTCCGCGAAACTGCGGCTGAAGCAAGACGTCGATTCGGGCAAAGGCACGCTCCGCTTCTTCGTCGGCGACCACAGCGATTGGACCGAAGACTCGCTGAATGGCAGTAACGCCCCCAAATGCCTTCAACAAGTCGCCCAACACAAGGGCATCGTTGGACGCGGGCAGTTGATCGAGGTGGATGTTTCCAAAGCCGACCTAACCCCTGGGCCAATCACGATTGTCATGACACTGGACGAGACCGACGAAAACGACATTTGGTTTGCGTCCCGGGAAAGTGACTCTCCCCCTGAGCTGATCCTGACGCTTGGGAAGTGAATCTTCCCACAATCGGCAGATCAGCAAAGTCGAGAAATCGTGTGGAGCATTGCACTTGGAAGGACTTCACATCCCGCTGAACCGCCGCAGCAAGTAGCCGATCAGTCCGATGGCATCCACTTGATGGACGCCTTCGATGGTAACGACTTCGACCGCTCGCACTCTTTGCACTGCGACTAGCGTGGTGGGGACGCAATTTGGCACCCGCCGGAAGTTTTGGTACGGAAATCGCTTAACCGGAATGAGTCTCTCTCCATTCCTCATAGCGAGTTTCTTTTCGTGACAACCAACGTTGCCCGACTTCGCGAACGATTGCACGACGCTTTCGGCTTCCAAACGTTCCGTCCCGGCCAATCGAAAGCCTGCCAGGCAGCCATCGCTGGACGAGACACACTTGTGTTGATGCCGACCGGCTCAGGAAAAAGCCTGTGCTACCAGTTGCCTGGCTTAGAACTGGAAGGCGTGACAGTGGTCGTCAGCCCGCTGTTGGCTTTGGCCGAAGATCAAGCGGCAAGCTTGAAAGACCACGGCATTGAAGCCGTCATCTTCAACAGCTCCAAATCAGCGAGCCAGACTCAACGATTCCGCGAAGAAGTTCGATCAGGCAAGACAGAATTCGTGTTCACGACGCCCGAGCAACTGCAGCGGACTGACCTTTGCGAGATGTTAGCCGATGTCGGCGTCGACCTATTTGTCATCGACGAGGCTCATTGTGTTAGCCAGTGGGGGCACGATTTCCGGCCTGACTACCTTTGTTTGCATCACGCCCGCCAGCGACTTGGCGAGCCGCCTATCCTGGCCATGACCGCGACCGCTTCCAGTCAAACGATCGAAGAAATCGTGTCCTGCTTGCGACTGATCGACCCGGTCACCGTGTCGAGTAGCATCTACCGATCGAATTTGCGTCTTGAAGTGGTATCGTGCCAAGGTCACCAAGCGAAGGACGATCACCTTCGGGATTTACTGAATCGCGACGACTTCTTAGTCGCCAATGAACCCGCGATCGTTTACAGCAACACGATCAAGGAAACAGAACGTCTAGCTGCAGATTTTGAAGACCTGTCGATCCCGGTCCACCGGTACCATGGGGGTTTAAACAAGGCCGAACGTCTTGCATCACAAGCTGCATTCATGGACGGCCCCGCCAGCGTGATGTTTGCCACCAACGCTTTCGGGCTAGGAATCGACAAGCCTGATATTCGCCGCGTCGTACACTACCACCTGCCCGCATCGCTCGAGGCCTACTATCAGGAAGTTGGTCGGGCCGGACGCGACGGCAAACAATCCAATTGCACACTGCTTTTCGACGCGGAAGACCTGCGTGTGCTGAAGATGTTTGCGGGCGGTCATCTCGATTCATCTCAGCTAGCCACCGCCCACCACTGTTTGAATCAGGGAACGCAGCGATTTGCGAACGACGACGGCACGGTGTCCCTGACTGACCTGAAAAAGATCAGTCCGCTGGGTCGTCAAACACTCAAGAGCTGTTTGCAGCAATTAGCCTCGCGGGGGCTCGTCGTCCCAGCGGGTCGTGGTCGGTGGCGATGCATCGTGGACACAATCGACCACAGCGTCACTGATCGACTGGCCGACGAGGGACGTCAACGGTCGGAGAACCGCCGGATAGCACTTCAACAAATGGTGCGGTTCGCAACCGAGGATCGCTGCCGATGGAACGCACTATTTGAGCATTTCGAAGAGGAGCCTAATCGTGGAACAATCGCCTGTTGCTGCGACGTATGCGAACCACCAAGCAACATGGATCAGGCAGCTTCCGAAGTTGCCGTTTCATCCGCTGATTAACACCTCTCACATCGTCGATTTCTTGACCGCCCGTGCGTTTAGCGTCCAGTTTGAACGTAATTTGACCGGTCGGTCGAAATCGGTCGTCCGAGACGTTTGGGTGACTGTGCAATTCGGCTGACTACAACGCTCGGCTGACTACGACCCTCGGCTGACAGTGAAGTTCGTCACACGCTTGCGAACTGGCCGGCGAGTCCACCTATCCATAACGGCTTATCACGTTCGCTCCCAATGAGTTTCTCTTTCAACCTGCGACTCTGTCCGTTCGTCAATCGGGCTTCATCGGAACTGGATCGATGATAAAGACGAACCTGCTCTATGAACAAAAATCAAGAAGCCAAGGGGAGGAACCTGCACACCCTCATCTCCTCCACGCCCAGCGAACCCGTCATCGTTGGAATTGGTGCCTCCGCCGGTGGTCTGACCGCACTCGAACTGCTCTTCGAACAATTGCCAACGCAAACCGGCGCAGCGTTTGTCGTCATCCAACATCTGTCACCGGACTACCAAAGTCATATGCCAGAGTTGCTAGGTCGGCGGACCAGCATGACGACGGTACAGGTTAGCGGAGCCTTGGCTCCTCAACCCAATACGGTCTACCTGCTTCCTCCCGGAAAGCACGTTGAACTGATCGACGGTGCGTTGCATCTTCGAGAGCGGGAAGATGACGGTGAACTGAACTTGCCGATCGACAAATTCTTCCGCTCCTTGTCGCAAAGTTCCGGAGTTCGTTTCGCCGCCATGGTGCTATCTGGAACCGGCAGTGACGGTAGCCACGGTGTCGAAGACGTCAACGCGGCCGGCGGATTGGTGCTGTGCCAAGACGAAGACTCCGCCCAGTTCGACGGCATGCCGCTAAACGCACTAAAAACACAAGCGGTTCACGTAGTCGGGCCGGTAGCCGAGTTAGCTGAATCGCTGGCCTTGTACATCGGTGGTCTTTCGGTCGATGAAGTCGTCGCGAACACATCACCCGCGATCGAACGGAACGAACTCGATTCCGTCTACGCCCGACTGGAAACTTCGTGCGGTGTTGATTTCGGGCAATACAAACATGGAACATTCACGCGTCGGTTGGCTCGTCGCATGCTGTTGTCCAAAGTCGATCAACTCGATCACTACCTTGAGATGCTCGATAACGATCCCGGCGAGATATCGCGTTTGGCCGATGATTTGATGATCGGTGTGACGCGATTTTTTCGTGATCCCGACGGTTACCAACGCCTGCAAAACCGCTGCATTCGCAAGCTGGTTCAAAACAAGCGTGACGGAGAAGAACTGCGAGTGTGGGTCGCTGGGTGCGCAACGGGTCCGGAAGCATACAGCGTTGCGATGTTAATCCACGACGAAATCGCAAAGCATGACACAAACATTGAACTAAAAATGTTTGCAACCGATGTTCACCCTGACGCGATCCGCTTTGCGCAACGAGCAATCTATCCGAGCGATTCGCTCGCGGAGATTCCAAGAAGCCTACGCGACCAGTTCGTGATCGATCATGCCGACGGATTCGAGATTTGCAAACCGGTTCGCAGTTCAATCGTGTTTGCTCGGCACGACGTCCTGAGTGATGCGCCTTTCACCAACCTGGACTTGGTCACGTGTCGCAACATGTTGATCTATCTGGTTGAAGAAGCCCAGGCCCGTGTGCTGGGAGCCTTCTCGCATGCACTTCGGAACCGCGGGGTCCTTTGGCTCGGTCCCAGCGAGACGCCCGGCGACCAAATGGACAACTTCACGCCGCTTGATAAGCACTGGCGTCTGTTCCAAAAAGAACACGACACCCGAATGCCACTGGACCTAAAGCTTCGCAAGCGTCCACCCAGCAACGTCGGCGTATCCATTCGACCGCGGTCATCTCGCGCCCCCTCCGCCGCACTCGTCAACAGCTACGACGTGCTGCTGGAGCAATACGCACCTGTGGGTATTTTGGTCGACGAGTCAATGCAAACGCTACAAATATTTGGTGACATTAAAGCCTACTCGTCACCTCCGAACGGACGACTGACCGGAACGGTCGAGGACATTCTCGTCGATGGGCTCAACATGCCGCTGTCGATTTTAATGCAGCGTTTGAAGCTGAATCAGCGATTGATCGAAACTGAGCGAGCGGTAATCGAGGGCAAGTCCATCGAACTCCGTGTCAAAACGATTCCACATCGCAACGTCAACGAGACCCATTACTTCATCTCGTTTCATGACGAGGATTCAGTCGCCCAAAAGGTTCCACAGCCACCTGTGAAAGCCAATCCTACCGCGGCTGAATCATCCCAGTTGGTTTCGCTGAACGGAGACGAGGCTAGCACGCCTGCAAGCCAGCCCAAAGACATCGCGATGATGGCTGAACGCATTCGCATGCTTGAAATGGAGCTCGACTTTACTCGCGAAAATCTGCAAGCGACCATCGAAGAAGTGGAAACCACCAACGAAGAACTTCAATCCAGCAACGAGGAACTAACCAGTAGCAACGAGGAACTACAAAGCACTAACGAAGAGCTTCATAGCGTCAATGAGGAACTTCACACGACGAACTCCGAAAGCAGCCGTCGCCTGAATTTGCTGACTGAGCTCACCACCGATCTCGAAAACGTGATGCGAGAAAGCGATATCGGGATCGTCTTAGTTGACAAGGACAAGAAGATTCGCCGGATCACTCGCGCCGCGGCTGACATGCTGTCCATTCGCCGGGACGATACCGATGGCGTCCCCCTTTCAAACTATTCGCAAGCGCTCAAAGGAGCCGATCTCATAGAGCTGATTGCAAGGGCGGATTCCGAGAATCGTTCGTGTGAAGTCGAAGTGTCTGATCGACGACGTGATCCGCTGCTTTTGCGAGTAACGCCATACCGCAACGGCACCGGCACGCTGTTGACGATGACAAACCTACGCAGCGTTAAGGACACCGCGGAGAAGCTTCGCAAACTGACATCCATCGTCGAAGACAGCACTGACGCCATCATTGGCATTGAATTGAACGGTCGTGTCACAAGCTGGAACCGGGGCGCGTCGAAGCTTTTCGGTATTGACCTCGACCCAAGCAAAAATGTGGAACTTGGCGATGTCATCCCTCAATCGGTCAGCGATCACTGCCAGACCTTGGTAGATGAATTAGCGAAGAAGGGTGAGGTAGCCGCTAAAGAGATCAACGTGAAGCTTGGCACGCGGAAGTTGAACCTGTTGTTGCGTGTGACTCCAGTTCTAGATGACTACGATCGCGTTTCCGCTGCTGCGATCACGCTGTACGACGTGACCGCCATGCGTGTTGCCGAAGAGCAGCTGAACTTGCGAACGAGAGCCATTGATGCTGCCAGCAACGGCTTCGTGATTGTCGACGCGATTTCCGACGACATGCCGATTGTCTACGCCAACCAAGGATTCTTGAACCTGACCGGTTTCAAACCTGACGAGATCGTGGGACGCAATTGCCGATTCTTGCAAGGGCCACTCACCGAACAAGCCGAAGTGCAAAAGATACGCAATGCGGTCAAGAACCAAACCGAATGCCACGTTACGTTGCTGAATTACCGCCGAGATGGCTCCAAGTTCTACAACGACTTAGTCGTCACCCCGATTCGTGACAGCCAGGGCACCGTCACGCACTTTATCGGCGTTCAAAATGACGCTACCGATATCGTCGAAGCTCGTCGAACTCTGGAAGCGAGCGAGTTGGAATATCGCAGCACGTTTGAAAACGCGGCCATCGGAATCGCACACATCGGCATGGAAGGTGAATGGTTACGAGTGAACGAAAAGCTGTGCGAGATCGTTGGCTACACTGCCGACGAACTGGTCACCAAATCGTTCCAAGACATCACGCATCCGGAGGACTTAGACAAAGACCTTCTGTTATTCGCCAGGATGAAACGGGGTGAAATTCCAGGTTACTCAATTGAAAAAAGATACCTTCACCAAGATGGACGTGTTGTTTGGATCAATCTGACCACGTCGCTACGGTATGACCGGGACGGAAACCCAGATTGCTGCATTTCGTTGATCAACGACATTTCCGATCGCGTCGAAACCGAGCAGAAACTCTCGGCATCCCGTGCGATCATTACCGAGGTCATCCAGCAAAGCCAA includes the following:
- a CDS encoding sigma-70 family RNA polymerase sigma factor, which produces MTAFLTNSENRSRIMAMIVAMVRDFELADDLFQETVIEILKNKHRYDATRSFVPWACGIARNVVLQHWRRQTNAPTSGLTNIIADLAMISAEGDDEVWRRERTALRGCVQRLPDRMQNLLLLRYGHNVKGMALAKSANIRQGSIRTTLTRLRAQLRQCIQEKVSGSDLRANA
- a CDS encoding PAS domain S-box protein, yielding MNKNQEAKGRNLHTLISSTPSEPVIVGIGASAGGLTALELLFEQLPTQTGAAFVVIQHLSPDYQSHMPELLGRRTSMTTVQVSGALAPQPNTVYLLPPGKHVELIDGALHLREREDDGELNLPIDKFFRSLSQSSGVRFAAMVLSGTGSDGSHGVEDVNAAGGLVLCQDEDSAQFDGMPLNALKTQAVHVVGPVAELAESLALYIGGLSVDEVVANTSPAIERNELDSVYARLETSCGVDFGQYKHGTFTRRLARRMLLSKVDQLDHYLEMLDNDPGEISRLADDLMIGVTRFFRDPDGYQRLQNRCIRKLVQNKRDGEELRVWVAGCATGPEAYSVAMLIHDEIAKHDTNIELKMFATDVHPDAIRFAQRAIYPSDSLAEIPRSLRDQFVIDHADGFEICKPVRSSIVFARHDVLSDAPFTNLDLVTCRNMLIYLVEEAQARVLGAFSHALRNRGVLWLGPSETPGDQMDNFTPLDKHWRLFQKEHDTRMPLDLKLRKRPPSNVGVSIRPRSSRAPSAALVNSYDVLLEQYAPVGILVDESMQTLQIFGDIKAYSSPPNGRLTGTVEDILVDGLNMPLSILMQRLKLNQRLIETERAVIEGKSIELRVKTIPHRNVNETHYFISFHDEDSVAQKVPQPPVKANPTAAESSQLVSLNGDEASTPASQPKDIAMMAERIRMLEMELDFTRENLQATIEEVETTNEELQSSNEELTSSNEELQSTNEELHSVNEELHTTNSESSRRLNLLTELTTDLENVMRESDIGIVLVDKDKKIRRITRAAADMLSIRRDDTDGVPLSNYSQALKGADLIELIARADSENRSCEVEVSDRRRDPLLLRVTPYRNGTGTLLTMTNLRSVKDTAEKLRKLTSIVEDSTDAIIGIELNGRVTSWNRGASKLFGIDLDPSKNVELGDVIPQSVSDHCQTLVDELAKKGEVAAKEINVKLGTRKLNLLLRVTPVLDDYDRVSAAAITLYDVTAMRVAEEQLNLRTRAIDAASNGFVIVDAISDDMPIVYANQGFLNLTGFKPDEIVGRNCRFLQGPLTEQAEVQKIRNAVKNQTECHVTLLNYRRDGSKFYNDLVVTPIRDSQGTVTHFIGVQNDATDIVEARRTLEASELEYRSTFENAAIGIAHIGMEGEWLRVNEKLCEIVGYTADELVTKSFQDITHPEDLDKDLLLFARMKRGEIPGYSIEKRYLHQDGRVVWINLTTSLRYDRDGNPDCCISLINDISDRVETEQKLSASRAIITEVIQQSQDPFVSFNELGKIQVANRAAGELTAVPGDLTGLSYEELFNNEPESPLLATMDRVRRSQRGELTEFFSRYLNRWFDARVFPVEGGAAVYMTDVTGRKETEAYLERARVAAEEASQAKSQFLTNMSHEIRSPMTAILGFSDIALRDLRDGKQVDPENLETVIRNGRFLLRVINDILDLSKVEAGKLEMRKSRFKLLPVLSDIRELMRHRSKSTGVPLTFEFASTVPEQLHSDRSRVEQILVNLIGNALKFTPEGTVRVVVDVDAGNHLRIRVIDTGIGISEDNLARLFQTFTQVHDRKLVGVEGTGLGLVISKRLAKLLGGEIMADSIDGEGSCFTLLLPFNETVTRINASADDLIVKVTKQTELGTINARVLIADDARDVRLVTSSFLSRSGAAIVEVVNGSEAVRAVREAEANGRPFDLILMDMQMPELDGREATQKIRDEGYSMPIIALTAGATSDEVQEALAAGCTEFVAKPVDASDLIHRVQRLLSEK
- a CDS encoding RecQ family ATP-dependent DNA helicase; amino-acid sequence: MTTNVARLRERLHDAFGFQTFRPGQSKACQAAIAGRDTLVLMPTGSGKSLCYQLPGLELEGVTVVVSPLLALAEDQAASLKDHGIEAVIFNSSKSASQTQRFREEVRSGKTEFVFTTPEQLQRTDLCEMLADVGVDLFVIDEAHCVSQWGHDFRPDYLCLHHARQRLGEPPILAMTATASSQTIEEIVSCLRLIDPVTVSSSIYRSNLRLEVVSCQGHQAKDDHLRDLLNRDDFLVANEPAIVYSNTIKETERLAADFEDLSIPVHRYHGGLNKAERLASQAAFMDGPASVMFATNAFGLGIDKPDIRRVVHYHLPASLEAYYQEVGRAGRDGKQSNCTLLFDAEDLRVLKMFAGGHLDSSQLATAHHCLNQGTQRFANDDGTVSLTDLKKISPLGRQTLKSCLQQLASRGLVVPAGRGRWRCIVDTIDHSVTDRLADEGRQRSENRRIALQQMVRFATEDRCRWNALFEHFEEEPNRGTIACCCDVCEPPSNMDQAASEVAVSSAD
- a CDS encoding DUF7594 domain-containing protein — translated: MNENRFSELLAAYLDDAISGEETTELHEAVKGSELFRRQFQQETRLNVLMRETLAEQVELRALSHNVTPPGQYRLHRRLILAASAAVLLVSITAGYIVFKSSSDGMPGMGVCMNVSGSSGLTVIRDTQQYQAEPEFGFRVGDRIVCDAQTQAMLRLIDGSIVSMEPGAELVLNSDRPAITLQHGIAFFEIAPRRPGMLAFEVLTGNSTVAVMGTVFSVSASTHTELKVYEGSVKFTRKSDQAFVEVGSHQMATTEKFAVEELTQPSLEVTSLIPTDDLALNRGQPVTKDKWLKVEGKQRDSYLRFVIPQATKVHSAKLRLKQDVDSGKGTLRFFVGDHSDWTEDSLNGSNAPKCLQQVAQHKGIVGRGQLIEVDVSKADLTPGPITIVMTLDETDENDIWFASRESDSPPELILTLGK